In the genome of Monodelphis domestica isolate mMonDom1 chromosome 2, mMonDom1.pri, whole genome shotgun sequence, one region contains:
- the TMEM120A gene encoding ion channel TACAN isoform X1, giving the protein MEGPPAPSVGACLRDWDELQRDFQSIQETHREYRLQLEELTKLQNSCSGAIVRQKKKLKELASTLRKCKASVPPDKEEILLEIENLVKERQGVFFDMEAYLPKKNGLYLSLVLGSVNVTLLSKQAKFAYKDEYEKFKLYLTIILILISFTCRFLLNSRVTDATFNFLLVWYYCTLTIRESILINNGSRIKGWWVFHHYISTFLSGVMLTWPDGLMYQKFRNQFLSFSMYQSFVQFLQYYYQSGCLYRLRALGERHNMDLTVEGFQSWMWRGLTFLLPFLFFGHFWQLFNAVTLFQLAQEPQCKEWQVLMCGLPFLLLFLGNFFTTLRVVHQKFHSQHGNKKD; this is encoded by the exons ATGGAGGGCCCCCCCGCCCCTTCGGTGGGCGCCTGCCTGCGGGACTGGGACGAACTGCAGCGGGACTTCCAGAGCATCCAG GAGACCCACCGAGAATACCGGCTCCAGCTCGAAGAGCTGACCAAGCTGCAGAACAGCTGCTCGGGGGCCATCGTTCGGCAGAAGAAGAAACTCAAGGAGCTCGCCTCGACTCTGAGGAA ATGCAAAGCCTCCGTCCCACCGGACAAGGAGGAGATCCTGCTGGAGATCGAGAACCTCGTCAAAGAACGGCAGGGCGTGTTCTTCGACATGGAAGCGTATCTGCCCAAGAAAAATGG GCTCTATCTGAGTCTGGTCCTGGGAAGCGTCAACGTCACCCTCCTCAGCAAGCAGGCTAA GTTTGCCTACAAGGACGAGTATGAGAAGTTCAAGCTTTACCTCaccatcatcctcatcctcatctccTTCACTTGCCGCTTCCTGCTCAATTCCAG GGTCACGGACGCCACCTTCAACTTCCTGCTCGTGTGGTACTACTGCACGCTGACCATCCGGGAGAGCATCCTCATCAACAACGGGTCCCG GATCAAAGGCTGGTGGGTCTTCCATCACTACATCTCCACCTTCTTGTCGGGAGTCATGCTGACGTG GCCTGACGGACTCATGTACCAGAAGTTTCGAAACCAGTTCCTGTCCTTCTCTATGTACCAGA GCTTTGTCCAGTTCCTTCAGTACTACTACCAGAGCGGATGCCTGTACCGCCTGCGGGCCCTGGGCGAAAGGCATAACATGGACCTCACAGTGG aAGGCTTCCAGTCCTGGATGTGGAGGGGCCttaccttcctcctccccttcctcttctttggCCAC TTTTGGCAGCTGTTTAACGCGGTGACCCTGTTCCAGCTGGCCCAGGAACCCCAGTGTAAGGAGTGGCAG GTGCTCATGTGTggcctccccttcctcctcctgttCCTGGGGAATTTCTTCACTACTCTGCGGGTGGTTCACCAGAAGTTCCACAGCCAGCACGGCAACAAGAAGGACTGA
- the TMEM120A gene encoding ion channel TACAN isoform X2, whose protein sequence is MVGGRQETHREYRLQLEELTKLQNSCSGAIVRQKKKLKELASTLRKCKASVPPDKEEILLEIENLVKERQGVFFDMEAYLPKKNGLYLSLVLGSVNVTLLSKQAKFAYKDEYEKFKLYLTIILILISFTCRFLLNSRVTDATFNFLLVWYYCTLTIRESILINNGSRIKGWWVFHHYISTFLSGVMLTWPDGLMYQKFRNQFLSFSMYQSFVQFLQYYYQSGCLYRLRALGERHNMDLTVEGFQSWMWRGLTFLLPFLFFGHFWQLFNAVTLFQLAQEPQCKEWQVLMCGLPFLLLFLGNFFTTLRVVHQKFHSQHGNKKD, encoded by the exons ATGGTGGGAGGGAGACAG GAGACCCACCGAGAATACCGGCTCCAGCTCGAAGAGCTGACCAAGCTGCAGAACAGCTGCTCGGGGGCCATCGTTCGGCAGAAGAAGAAACTCAAGGAGCTCGCCTCGACTCTGAGGAA ATGCAAAGCCTCCGTCCCACCGGACAAGGAGGAGATCCTGCTGGAGATCGAGAACCTCGTCAAAGAACGGCAGGGCGTGTTCTTCGACATGGAAGCGTATCTGCCCAAGAAAAATGG GCTCTATCTGAGTCTGGTCCTGGGAAGCGTCAACGTCACCCTCCTCAGCAAGCAGGCTAA GTTTGCCTACAAGGACGAGTATGAGAAGTTCAAGCTTTACCTCaccatcatcctcatcctcatctccTTCACTTGCCGCTTCCTGCTCAATTCCAG GGTCACGGACGCCACCTTCAACTTCCTGCTCGTGTGGTACTACTGCACGCTGACCATCCGGGAGAGCATCCTCATCAACAACGGGTCCCG GATCAAAGGCTGGTGGGTCTTCCATCACTACATCTCCACCTTCTTGTCGGGAGTCATGCTGACGTG GCCTGACGGACTCATGTACCAGAAGTTTCGAAACCAGTTCCTGTCCTTCTCTATGTACCAGA GCTTTGTCCAGTTCCTTCAGTACTACTACCAGAGCGGATGCCTGTACCGCCTGCGGGCCCTGGGCGAAAGGCATAACATGGACCTCACAGTGG aAGGCTTCCAGTCCTGGATGTGGAGGGGCCttaccttcctcctccccttcctcttctttggCCAC TTTTGGCAGCTGTTTAACGCGGTGACCCTGTTCCAGCTGGCCCAGGAACCCCAGTGTAAGGAGTGGCAG GTGCTCATGTGTggcctccccttcctcctcctgttCCTGGGGAATTTCTTCACTACTCTGCGGGTGGTTCACCAGAAGTTCCACAGCCAGCACGGCAACAAGAAGGACTGA